A single window of Streptomyces aquilus DNA harbors:
- a CDS encoding nucleotidyltransferase domain-containing protein, translated as MPVPNVLLSGIVGSTAYGLAHAGSDVDRLGMFAAPTEALHGLHRPKESHVSTAPDRTLHEAAKWCRLALGGNPTAMELAWLPPELYEVRTPLGDELIGLRTAFLSAKRVRDAYLGYATQQFRRLEGREADARTAKHARHLKRLCHQGLELYTTGHLTIRLDNPQEYVEFGDRVAADPTAARPLLAHYESAFAESRPALPEQPDEAAVEAWLRHVRAQFYATAGV; from the coding sequence ATGCCCGTCCCGAACGTACTGCTGTCCGGCATCGTCGGTTCCACCGCCTACGGCCTCGCCCACGCGGGCTCCGACGTGGACCGCCTCGGCATGTTCGCCGCGCCGACCGAGGCCCTGCACGGCCTGCACCGGCCCAAGGAGTCGCACGTCAGCACCGCCCCGGACAGGACTCTGCACGAGGCCGCCAAGTGGTGCAGACTCGCCCTCGGCGGCAACCCGACCGCGATGGAACTCGCCTGGCTGCCCCCGGAGTTGTACGAGGTGCGCACTCCGCTCGGTGACGAACTCATCGGCCTGCGCACCGCGTTCCTGAGCGCCAAGCGGGTCCGGGACGCCTATCTCGGGTACGCCACCCAGCAGTTCCGCCGGCTGGAGGGCCGCGAGGCCGACGCCCGTACCGCCAAGCACGCCCGGCACCTCAAGCGGCTGTGCCACCAGGGCCTGGAGCTGTACACCACCGGCCACCTCACCATCCGCCTCGACAACCCACAGGAGTACGTCGAGTTCGGCGACCGGGTCGCCGCCGACCCGACGGCCGCGCGCCCGCTGCTCGCGCACTACGAGTCGGCGTTCGCCGAGAGCCGCCCGGCCCTGCCCGAGCAGCCCGACGAGGCGGCCGTGGAGGCGTGGCTGCGGCACGTGCGCGCGCAGTTCTACGCGACGGCCGGGGTGTAG
- a CDS encoding lipoprotein, producing MLVGVGKAWRRTACAAVLVSVLAGCSGAAEKDAEPSASPSASASEKVESAGTIGGTGSACLLPVGFDLAAEWKAEAIDGSTADPAGTAPVDEDMASVLRQGPVTLVCEIDAKPAGHLGFLRVFTGEAGPQDGDARAVLEAFVTAQDGADKAKYSTFETGGLAGAAVEYLATSELLDETKQESAFAVVTPDGPVVVHLGGADTGEHQDMLPAFELARKTLHTV from the coding sequence GTGCTGGTCGGGGTGGGGAAGGCTTGGCGGCGGACCGCTTGTGCGGCCGTGCTGGTGAGCGTGCTGGCAGGCTGCTCCGGGGCCGCGGAGAAGGACGCCGAGCCGTCCGCGAGCCCTTCGGCGAGCGCCTCCGAGAAGGTCGAGAGCGCCGGCACGATCGGCGGGACCGGCTCCGCCTGTCTGCTGCCGGTCGGCTTCGACCTCGCCGCCGAGTGGAAGGCGGAGGCCATCGACGGCTCGACGGCGGACCCCGCCGGTACGGCTCCCGTCGACGAGGACATGGCGTCCGTGTTGCGCCAGGGGCCGGTCACGCTGGTGTGCGAGATCGACGCCAAGCCCGCCGGGCACCTCGGCTTCCTCCGGGTCTTCACCGGGGAGGCCGGCCCGCAGGACGGCGACGCCCGGGCCGTACTGGAGGCCTTCGTCACCGCCCAGGACGGGGCGGACAAGGCGAAGTACAGCACCTTCGAGACGGGCGGCCTCGCCGGTGCGGCGGTCGAGTACCTCGCCACCAGCGAGCTGCTGGACGAGACGAAGCAGGAGAGCGCCTTCGCCGTCGTCACCCCGGACGGCCCGGTCGTCGTCCACCTCGGCGGCGCGGACACCGGGGAGCACCAGGACATGCTCCCGGCGTTCGAGCTGGCGAGGAAGACGCTGCACACCGTCTGA
- a CDS encoding AMIN-like domain-containing (lipo)protein, producing the protein MRHSRTTWATVALMGAALAVATVPAQATTTCPTGWGSLDKSRSVGTTDSVTNARTGRHTCYDRLVVDIPGADKADLGYSVRYVSQVHQDGSGRVVPVTGGAVLEVRVTAPAYDIDTGSPTYPARTGRPLPGVDLAGYRTFRDARFVGSFEGDTQFGLGVRARLPFRVQRVDDRIVVDVAHTWR; encoded by the coding sequence ATGCGACACAGCAGAACGACATGGGCCACCGTCGCACTCATGGGTGCGGCACTCGCCGTGGCCACGGTGCCCGCACAGGCCACCACCACCTGCCCCACCGGCTGGGGCAGCCTCGACAAGAGCCGCTCGGTCGGCACCACCGACTCGGTGACGAACGCCAGGACCGGCCGCCACACCTGCTACGACCGGCTCGTCGTCGACATACCCGGCGCCGACAAGGCCGACCTCGGCTATTCCGTCCGGTACGTCAGCCAGGTCCACCAGGACGGTTCCGGCCGCGTCGTCCCGGTGACGGGCGGAGCGGTCCTGGAAGTGCGGGTGACGGCACCCGCGTACGACATCGACACCGGCTCCCCCACCTATCCCGCCCGCACGGGCCGCCCGCTCCCCGGCGTGGACCTCGCCGGGTACCGCACCTTCCGGGACGCCCGCTTCGTCGGCAGTTTCGAAGGGGACACGCAGTTCGGCCTCGGCGTTCGCGCCCGACTGCCGTTCCGGGTCCAGCGCGTCGACGACCGGAT